The Euzebya sp. DNA window GTCGCCCAGCAGGCCTGGACCAACGCCTACCGGCGACATCTGCGGTCTCCGCTCGAGGACGTCGTGCCGTACGTCCACCGGGCGGTGGTGAACGAGGTCCGCAGTCGCGCACGACGCGCAGCCGTCGTGCGTGCCCACGCACGACTCCGCCGCCCGGGCGTCGCAGTGGCCGACGCCTCGGACGCGGTCGCGGACCGATTGGTGCTCGCACCCCTGCTGGCGCGGCTGCCGCTCAGGATGCGCGCCGCCGTGGTGCTGCGGGTGGTGGCTGACCTCTCCGTCGCACAGACCGCGACCGTGCTGGACATCACCGAGGGCGCAGTGAAGTCCGCCACCTCGCGCGGCCTGGCCCGACTCCGCGCGCTGCAGGAGGAGACGACGGATGGTTGACCCAGGATCCCCGCGACTAGCCAGCGACCCCACCGCGCGGGCACTGCGCGACGAGCTCGCAGCCGTGCACGTCGACACCCCCGCACTCGACGACCTGGTCGCCGACGTCGGCCGCGCCGGACCGCACCGGGCTCGGCGTGTGCCGGGTGCGGCGGTCATGGGTGTGGCCGCGGCGGTTGTCGTCCTGCTGGTCGCCGTCGTCGGGCTCGTTTCCCGACCGGCCGATGAGTCGGTGCAGCTGGGCACACCCCCGCCCGCCGCGCAGCCGACGACCGCTCCTGCTCCCGTGGACGCCGTCGAGCTCCTCGGAACCTCCTACCGGTCCGTCGACGAGCTCCCCGACGCCCCCCTCCCCGACGCCACGTTGACCCTGCTTTTCCAGGACCCCACTACCGATGACGCCGAACCTTCAGGTGGCGATGTGATGCTCGGTTTCGGCACCCATCCGGGGTGCAACGGCGGCACCGTCGCCATCGAGCTGGACGACGATGGAACCATCCACACCGTCAGCTCCGTCATCTCGACCGCCGCGGGATGCCCTGACGACGAGACCGCGATGGACCGCTGGGCGACGGACCTCATCACCGGCCAGCCGACGCTCCTCGGCGTCGGCGAGGATCGCCTCCGGCTCACCACCACGGACGGGGTCGCCATCGACCTCGTCCGCCAGGCGCCCGGGTGGGTCGCCACCGCGACACCCGCCCCGGACACGATCGGCGAGCCGCCGCCCGCATCGGTCCCGCCGACGGCCAACGCCACGGACGCGGACGGCGACCCCATCGCGGCAGAGATGCTGGTCGGCCACATGATCGGCGAGGGCGCGGGTCTCGGCTACGTCGTCCGGCCCATCCAAGGCGCGCTGGTCATCCCACCCGACGGTGTCGTCGCCCGCCATTGGGATGGGCAGGCCTGGCAGGCGACACCGAGCGAGCGGTTCGGCGTCAACGCGGACGCGGGGCTGCAGGCAGGACGGCCGTTCCCGGCCGGGGTCATGCCCGACGCCGGCGCGGAGGGCTTCGAGCCCGGTTGGTATGAGGTGCAGGCCACCGTCGTGTCGCGCGGCGAGTCCGAGCCGCCTGCCACGCTCACCATCGGGACCCGCGTTATCGTCCCTCCACCCGACGCCGACCTCTCCACCCTCGCCGACGTCCTGCCAACCCACACGACCGCCACCTCCGGTGACCAGACCGTCGAGATGGCCATCGACAACGGCACGCTCACCATCGCCAGCGCCGGCTCCCCCCACGTCACGCTGCCCGACGTCCGCGTCAGCCGCTACGACGCCCGAGGGTGGATCCCAGGTCCAACGGTCGTACCCCAGGGCACCAGCCTCGATCCAGGACAATCGATCGACATCGCACTGGACCCCCTGCTCGACGGCGCGGACGCGCTCCGAATCGAGATCGGCGTCCTGGAGCCGCTCTACGCCGCCCTCGAGTACGTCGGCTGACCCCACCGACCTCCTCCGCGGCCTACGTCGACGGGGAGCCCCGCTCGCGATCGTCGACCGCTGCTGCTCGAGTGATGGTCCACCACCCGAGGACCCCGAAGGCGATGAATGCCCCCGCGTAGAACAGGGCCATGCCCGTCCGTCCTCGCACCATCCAGATCGGGCCCGGGATCGCCCAGACGGCCCCATGGAGAACACCCCACAGGACGGGGTGGCGCTTCAACCACGCCGACGAGCGCGCACCCCACCGGAGGTCCCGGTCCGTGGTCGCTGCCCATGCGAACACTCCCATGACGAGGACGAACGCAAGGGGGCCTGCAACGAGGAGCACGACCTGCCACCACCTCATTGCGACTCCGCGTCCATGACTGACCTTCCTCGGTGCTGCGGTGACCGTCCTACCCCCGAGACGGAACGATGGCACAGCCGGACGTCATGGAGTCGGTCGGGCAGGCCATCGCAGGTCTGACGTCCCGGGCGATGACCACAGCACCTCTGGGTCCGCGGACGGTCGACGCACGGTCTGGGTTGGACCCGACGCGCTCCATGCCACCCGACTTCACCGCGCATGCCAGTCCCCGGCGTGCGCGTAGCCTGTTGATAGGGCGAGTTCAGCGCCGCCACCGGCAGGAGAGCAGCCGTTCCCGCATGCGTGGTCGCCCTGTTGATAGGGCACGTTCTGCCGCCGGCTCGGAACCATGAGCACCCGGGCCGGTTTGTGCCTCACCATGGAACGTCTCGCGTGGAGGTCACGTCTGACACGGCAATGTGGGCCCGACTACTCGTACTCAGCTCGTTGCTGGTACTGACCGCGTCCTGCACGACGGTGACCGCGCCGACAAGAACGGCGGAGGTCGAGCCGGTCTTCACCGGTGGCGAATCCCTGCAGACGCTCCTGCCCACGGCGGGCGAGGGCGCCTTCGAAGAGCTGCGGGAACGGCTGGCGGTCTTCGAACGCAACCGCTATGGCCAGGAGTGGACCACAACCGACCTGCTCCTCGGTCTCGTCGGCGATCTCGGTGATCTGGCCAAGCTCGTCCAAGCACACGAAGGCAAACGGGATGTCGCAGACCTCGACCGAGCCCTCGTCCACGAGCTCGGGGACTGCCTGTGGGCACTCATCGTCATCGCTGACCGACTCGGAGTGGACCTAGACGATGCGCTTCAGACGATGTCCAGCGACGTCCACCGCTGGCTGGACGACCAGGCGCAGTGAGTCTGGAGGCTGACGGATCACTGACAGGATTCGAAGAGCAGCCGATACCCGAGGTTGGCCAGTCGCGCCTTAACCCGCCACGGACGTGCAGCGGTCACGGCCAGAGGCGCGACCCACGCGCATAGCGCCCAGTCGCGTGATGCCCGTGCGGTCAGGTTGGCTCGTCGGGTCAGCAGTTGAGTCGGTCGTTGATCTGGCGGATGGTGTGGACTGCCGTCTGGCCTGCTTCGGGGTCGAGGTCCATGGGCAGTGCTTTGATCAGGGCGATGCTGTCGCGGTCGCCGCAGTGGCGGAGCAGCCGCACGCACCTGCTGAGCTTGAACCTCGGCAGGTGCTGCTCGAGCGCGGCGTGCAGGAGCGGGCGGATTCGGTCAGCGTTACCTGTTATGAGGTCCTCGAGCGGACCCGTGCGGTCGTGGATGGCCATGCCGAGCAGGATGACAGCCCGCCCGGCCGCCGCCCGATCGCCATCCAGCACGGCCCAGCAGTTCTCGGCGAGGTCGTCGGGGGGCTCCGACAGCAGAGTGAGCAAGGCGTGGGAGCGGCGCTGCTGCTCGTCGGCGTCGGCCGGAAGCGCAGGGTGATGCTGGAGGGTGACGGCGGCCTGGGCGGCGGTGACCATCAACTCCGCGTCCCCGCTGGGGTTGGGCGTGTCGCCAATCGGGGTCGTGAACAGCCGGGTCAGCAGCATGTGGATCCGCCGCTGGTGGTCAGGGTTGGCGTGCCCGGCACGGACGACGATTTCGCGAAGGTAGATTGCCGCCCAGAACGACGTGACGTAGGAGTCGGCCTGAGCGGCTCGCAGCAGCAGCTCGAGCTGGCTGGGTTCGTCGAGGGTCTGGAACGCCTCGTCGACGGGCCCGACGATTTCCTCGGGCTCGAACCGCAGGCCGAGCACGTCCAGTGCCTGGTCGGCGACGGCGGCCGCGTCGGGGGTGCCGGTGAGGTCCCGCATGGCAGTCACGAGGTCGTCGAGGTGCGGCGCACCGGTGAGGGCGCCAAACGTCGCGAGCACCTCGGTCTGGGTCGACGTAAGGAACATGTGGTTGGTCGGCAGGGTGCTGACGGCCTTGGCGATCGCCGATCGGCCGGCCGGCGTGTCGATGGCCTGGGCGTGCTGCTGGGCGGCCCACAGGACATTCAGCCGGAGGTGGTACATGCGGTGTGACCAGGCGAGGTTGACCAGCTCGACCAGCGCTTCGACGTCGACGGTCTGAGCCCACCGTCCGTGGAGGGCCGCAACGTCGAGCCGCACCGGCCCGGCGGATGGGTTGAGAGGGATCAGCTGGTCCCATGGCGTCGTCGTCGACTGCGGCCCGGACATCTGCACGCCGCGGAGCACCTCGGCGATTCCGACCGTTGCCCTGTCGCTGACGGTCCCGGCGAACATCGTCTCACCAATCAGCTCCGATGTGGCGTGCCCGCCGACCGATGATGGAAGGTCGGCGAGCTGCCGGGCGACCAGCTGATCGGTGCCGTCGGCAAGCTCGAGGACTTCGTCGATGAACCGGCCGAGCCGCAGACCGGCGGTGTGCAGCAGCGCCCGGCCGTGCCGGTGGGTCCCTGACCAGTAGCTGGTGTGGAAGTCGCGCGGGATGAAGACGGCGGCGGTCTCGTTGTCGGCGCAGGCGCGGAGCTCCCGCCGGATAGCCGTCTCGGCGGCGTGGCGTAGGTCGTCGCCCAAGTGCCCGTCGACGGCGCCGCACAGCAGGTCGGTCCGGTCCAGCTGCGACAGTGCCGCTGCGGCGACGTCCCGGTCGTCGTGCAGCGTCAACGCGGCGGCGGCGTGCGGCGCGTTGGCGTTGATGGTTAGCACGGCGACGAACTGCTCGGCAGTGCTCGCCTTGCGGCTGAGCGACTCGGCGATGAGGTGGTCGCGGAACAGCTCGTGGGCGAACCCGACGCGGTGGCCGCGGCGGTCCAGCAACCCGCAACCCAGCGCGGCGTCGATGGTCGCCGGGCTGCTCCCGTGCCGTTCCAGCTGGGCGATGGCGTCGCTGAGCCGAAGCGTCGACACGAGTTGGTCGTGCATGCGCGAGGCGATGTGGCGGACCGCCGCCCGCGTTGGCTCGGCGGGCGCGACCGCACGGATGTAGGTCTCGTGCAGGTCCGTGACCGTGGCGGTCGCCGGCAGGGCCGCGTCGCAACGGGCTGCGAGCGCAAGCTCGTGAGGGCTGGTGAAGGTGCCGGCTGCCCGGCGCGTATCGGCAGCCCCGTGGACGCGCAGCAGGGCGGCCCGGGCGTCGTCGTGGGGCGGGCCGATGTGGACCGTCGTGGCCGTGGCGGTCTCGACGTGTGAGAGGTCGTGCCCCGTGAGCAGCACCCCCGCCGGGGTCCGCAGCGTGCAGGCGTTGAGCTGCTCCAGCAGGACCGCGCGTCGGTCCTCGGGGAGCCGCTCGGCGCCATCGACGAT harbors:
- a CDS encoding sigma factor-like helix-turn-helix DNA-binding protein; the protein is MTKTAAAEDVAAFEHVYRSAYAGTVRAAIGLCGDRHEAEEVAQQAWTNAYRRHLRSPLEDVVPYVHRAVVNEVRSRARRAAVVRAHARLRRPGVAVADASDAVADRLVLAPLLARLPLRMRAAVVLRVVADLSVAQTATVLDITEGAVKSATSRGLARLRALQEETTDG
- a CDS encoding NERD domain-containing protein produces the protein MDNTPIAAFVPLYVGDPVTDPGELALIHRLRTDLREAGRGAVLLANFIADNKRQIDLLVIVNRAVLHVEVKAWSAELPVIGTPNQWAQQTPDGRLLERTNAGRQALDAKYAIADEMRRLTHRAVIDGPDVDFKRHFNAAVVMWEQIPAGSQIEPPRFVEVLGYRDLLTWATSDQPQTFPWGPDNWDAYIRHLGLTNAEQTVDPAQAQAEADMAEYVSRTCRSLEHDLRDWVPLPLLNAEPAGHGPRTATLDDIDAAARAGDHVALLGPPGAGKTHLARHVASRHAAAGRLVVWLRATDFDGRLSDLLARSMAPYSTRPWADLCRTAGTAKSGITLIVDGAERLPEDRRAVLLEQLNACTLRTPAGVLLTGHDLSHVETATATTVHIGPPHDDARAALLRVHGAADTRRAAGTFTSPHELALAARCDAALPATATVTDLHETYIRAVAPAEPTRAAVRHIASRMHDQLVSTLRLSDAIAQLERHGSSPATIDAALGCGLLDRRGHRVGFAHELFRDHLIAESLSRKASTAEQFVAVLTINANAPHAAAALTLHDDRDVAAAALSQLDRTDLLCGAVDGHLGDDLRHAAETAIRRELRACADNETAAVFIPRDFHTSYWSGTHRHGRALLHTAGLRLGRFIDEVLELADGTDQLVARQLADLPSSVGGHATSELIGETMFAGTVSDRATVGIAEVLRGVQMSGPQSTTTPWDQLIPLNPSAGPVRLDVAALHGRWAQTVDVEALVELVNLAWSHRMYHLRLNVLWAAQQHAQAIDTPAGRSAIAKAVSTLPTNHMFLTSTQTEVLATFGALTGAPHLDDLVTAMRDLTGTPDAAAVADQALDVLGLRFEPEEIVGPVDEAFQTLDEPSQLELLLRAAQADSYVTSFWAAIYLREIVVRAGHANPDHQRRIHMLLTRLFTTPIGDTPNPSGDAELMVTAAQAAVTLQHHPALPADADEQQRRSHALLTLLSEPPDDLAENCWAVLDGDRAAAGRAVILLGMAIHDRTGPLEDLITGNADRIRPLLHAALEQHLPRFKLSRCVRLLRHCGDRDSIALIKALPMDLDPEAGQTAVHTIRQINDRLNC